A stretch of Canis lupus baileyi chromosome 7, mCanLup2.hap1, whole genome shotgun sequence DNA encodes these proteins:
- the TCTE1 gene encoding dynein regulatory complex subunit 5 isoform X5, which yields MQETLVTPTLSVLSRSSITMQDRSSTAGQASSTGPQPSRPSVIPPPSKSKGWKSGANVRRMRRIIAEDPEWSLAIVPLLTELCIQHIVENFQNNPILKQLLPEHQQKVLNHLSPDLPLTVTANLIDDENYWRRCCMQRWPVCHVARHGGSWKRLFFERHLENLIKHFIPSTTDPAVILDLLPFCRNYVRRLRVDQFLPPVQLPLQPWNGELSDSGSEAEMEQPTGDHYQLRDLVAGLSHLEELDLVYGVKDCGMNFEWNLFLFTYQDCHSLAATIKACHTLKTFRLTRSKVDDDKARILIRSLLDHPALEELDLSHNLIGDRGARAAAKLLSHSHLRVLTLANNQVLTVNTTLTSINLSCNHIGLDGGKQLLEGMSDNKTLLEFDLRLSDVAQESEYLIGQALCANREAARQRALNPSHFMSPITAKGPENPVG from the exons ATGCAGGAAACCCTAGTGACACCAACACTGTCAGTCCTCAGCCGATCCTCAATCACCATGCAGGACAGGTCCTCCACCGCAGGCCAAGCTTCAAGCACAGGTCCCCAGCCCTCAAGACCCTCAGTCATCCCACCCCCCAGCAAGTCCAAGGGCTGGAAATCCGGGGCCAATGTACGTCGGATGCGCAGGATCATAGCTGAGGACCCTGAGTGGTCACTGGCCATCGTGCCCCTCCTCACAGAGCTCTGCATTCAGCACATTGTTGAGAACTTCCAGA ACAACCCTATCCTGAAGCAGCTGCTTCCAGAGCACCAGCAGAAGGTCCTGAACCACTTGTCACCCGACCTGCCGCTGACCGTGACCGCCAACCTGATCGACGACGAGAACTACTGGCGCCGTTGCTGCATGCAGCGCTGGCCCGTGTGCCACGTGGCCAGGCACGGAGGCAGCTGGAAGCGCCTGTTCTTCGAGCGGCACCTGGAAAACCTGATAAAGCACTTCATCCCGAGCACCACAGACCCCGCGGTGATCCTCGACCTGCTGCCATTCTGCAGGAACTACGTGCGCAGGCTCCGCGTGGATCAGTTCCTTCCGCCCGTGCAGCTCCCACTCCAGCCGTGGAACGGGGAGCTGTCCGACTCGGGCAGCGAGGCCGAGATGGAGCAGCCCACCGGGGACCACTACCAACTGCGGGACCTGGTAGCTGGCCTGAGCCACCTGGAGGAGCTGGACCTGGTGTATGGGGTCAAGGACTGCGGCATGAACTTCGAGTGGAACCTCTTCCTCTTCACCTATCAGGACTGCCACTCCCTGGCGGCCACCATCAAGGCATGCCACACCCTCAAG ACCTTCAGGCTGACCCGAAGCAAGGTGGACGATGACAAGGCACGCATACTAATTCGCAGCCTCCTGGATCACCCAGCCCTTGAGGAGCTGGACCTATCACACAACCTCATCGGGGACCGGGGTGCACGTGCCGCGGCCAAGCTGCTAAGCCACAGCCACCTCCGTGTGCTCACCCTGGCCAACAACCAG GTGCTCACTGTCAACACCACGCTCACCAGCATCAACCTGTCCTGCAATCACATCGGGCTG GACGGCGGGAAGCAGCTCCTGGAAGGCATGTCAGACAACAAGACCCTCCTGGAGTTTGACTTGCGCCTGTCAGATGTAGCCCAGGAGAGCGAGTACCTCATTGGCCAGGCCCTCTGTGCCAACCGGGAAGCCGCCCGCCAGCGGGCCTTGAATCCCAGCCACTTCATGTCACCAATCACTGCCAAGGGCCCTGAGAACCCTGTAGGATAA
- the TCTE1 gene encoding dynein regulatory complex subunit 5 isoform X4, whose product MQETLVTPTLSVLSRSSITMQDRSSTAGQASSTGPQPSRPSVIPPPSKSKGWKSGANVRRMRRIIAEDPEWSLAIVPLLTELCIQHIVENFQNNPILKQLLPEHQQKVLNHLSPDLPLTVTANLIDDENYWRRCCMQRWPVCHVARHGGSWKRLFFERHLENLIKHFIPSTTDPAVILDLLPFCRNYVRRLRVDQFLPPVQLPLQPWNGELSDSGSEAEMEQPTGDHYQLRDLVAGLSHLEELDLVYGVKDCGMNFEWNLFLFTYQDCHSLAATIKACHTLKTFRLTRSKVDDDKARILIRSLLDHPALEELDLSHNLIGDRGARAAAKLLSHSHLRVLTLANNQVLTVNTTLTSINLSCNHIGLDGGKQLLEECYMGLEGGDRDHGYPCGPAHPTSPCSQHKRSLPGALHESLSFCGCPQEPHQPTGPQEDLIDPG is encoded by the exons ATGCAGGAAACCCTAGTGACACCAACACTGTCAGTCCTCAGCCGATCCTCAATCACCATGCAGGACAGGTCCTCCACCGCAGGCCAAGCTTCAAGCACAGGTCCCCAGCCCTCAAGACCCTCAGTCATCCCACCCCCCAGCAAGTCCAAGGGCTGGAAATCCGGGGCCAATGTACGTCGGATGCGCAGGATCATAGCTGAGGACCCTGAGTGGTCACTGGCCATCGTGCCCCTCCTCACAGAGCTCTGCATTCAGCACATTGTTGAGAACTTCCAGA ACAACCCTATCCTGAAGCAGCTGCTTCCAGAGCACCAGCAGAAGGTCCTGAACCACTTGTCACCCGACCTGCCGCTGACCGTGACCGCCAACCTGATCGACGACGAGAACTACTGGCGCCGTTGCTGCATGCAGCGCTGGCCCGTGTGCCACGTGGCCAGGCACGGAGGCAGCTGGAAGCGCCTGTTCTTCGAGCGGCACCTGGAAAACCTGATAAAGCACTTCATCCCGAGCACCACAGACCCCGCGGTGATCCTCGACCTGCTGCCATTCTGCAGGAACTACGTGCGCAGGCTCCGCGTGGATCAGTTCCTTCCGCCCGTGCAGCTCCCACTCCAGCCGTGGAACGGGGAGCTGTCCGACTCGGGCAGCGAGGCCGAGATGGAGCAGCCCACCGGGGACCACTACCAACTGCGGGACCTGGTAGCTGGCCTGAGCCACCTGGAGGAGCTGGACCTGGTGTATGGGGTCAAGGACTGCGGCATGAACTTCGAGTGGAACCTCTTCCTCTTCACCTATCAGGACTGCCACTCCCTGGCGGCCACCATCAAGGCATGCCACACCCTCAAG ACCTTCAGGCTGACCCGAAGCAAGGTGGACGATGACAAGGCACGCATACTAATTCGCAGCCTCCTGGATCACCCAGCCCTTGAGGAGCTGGACCTATCACACAACCTCATCGGGGACCGGGGTGCACGTGCCGCGGCCAAGCTGCTAAGCCACAGCCACCTCCGTGTGCTCACCCTGGCCAACAACCAG GTGCTCACTGTCAACACCACGCTCACCAGCATCAACCTGTCCTGCAATCACATCGGGCTG GACGGCGGGAAGCAGCTCCTGGAAG AATGTTACATGGGTCTagagggaggagacagagacCATGGATATCCTTGCG GCCCAGCCCACCCCACAAGCCCTTGTTCCCAGCACAAAAGGAGCCTTCCGGGTGCCCTCCATGAGTCCCTGTCCTTCTGCGGCTGCCCACAGGAGCCACATCAGCCCACGGGGCCACAAGAGGACCTGATAGATCCAGGCTGA
- the TCTE1 gene encoding dynein regulatory complex subunit 5 isoform X1, with translation MQETLVTPTLSVLSRSSITMQDRSSTAGQASSTGPQPSRPSVIPPPSKSKGWKSGANVRRMRRIIAEDPEWSLAIVPLLTELCIQHIVENFQNNPILKQLLPEHQQKVLNHLSPDLPLTVTANLIDDENYWRRCCMQRWPVCHVARHGGSWKRLFFERHLENLIKHFIPSTTDPAVILDLLPFCRNYVRRLRVDQFLPPVQLPLQPWNGELSDSGSEAEMEQPTGDHYQLRDLVAGLSHLEELDLVYGVKDCGMNFEWNLFLFTYQDCHSLAATIKACHTLKTFRLTRSKVDDDKARILIRSLLDHPALEELDLSHNLIGDRGARAAAKLLSHSHLRVLTLANNQVRAPGAQSLAHALAHNTNLISLNLRLNCIEDEGGQALAHALQTNKCLTTLHLGGNELSEPTATLLSQVLTVNTTLTSINLSCNHIGLDGGKQLLEECYMGLEGGDRDHGYPCGPAHPTSPCSQHKRSLPGALHESLSFCGCPQEPHQPTGPQEDLIDPG, from the exons ATGCAGGAAACCCTAGTGACACCAACACTGTCAGTCCTCAGCCGATCCTCAATCACCATGCAGGACAGGTCCTCCACCGCAGGCCAAGCTTCAAGCACAGGTCCCCAGCCCTCAAGACCCTCAGTCATCCCACCCCCCAGCAAGTCCAAGGGCTGGAAATCCGGGGCCAATGTACGTCGGATGCGCAGGATCATAGCTGAGGACCCTGAGTGGTCACTGGCCATCGTGCCCCTCCTCACAGAGCTCTGCATTCAGCACATTGTTGAGAACTTCCAGA ACAACCCTATCCTGAAGCAGCTGCTTCCAGAGCACCAGCAGAAGGTCCTGAACCACTTGTCACCCGACCTGCCGCTGACCGTGACCGCCAACCTGATCGACGACGAGAACTACTGGCGCCGTTGCTGCATGCAGCGCTGGCCCGTGTGCCACGTGGCCAGGCACGGAGGCAGCTGGAAGCGCCTGTTCTTCGAGCGGCACCTGGAAAACCTGATAAAGCACTTCATCCCGAGCACCACAGACCCCGCGGTGATCCTCGACCTGCTGCCATTCTGCAGGAACTACGTGCGCAGGCTCCGCGTGGATCAGTTCCTTCCGCCCGTGCAGCTCCCACTCCAGCCGTGGAACGGGGAGCTGTCCGACTCGGGCAGCGAGGCCGAGATGGAGCAGCCCACCGGGGACCACTACCAACTGCGGGACCTGGTAGCTGGCCTGAGCCACCTGGAGGAGCTGGACCTGGTGTATGGGGTCAAGGACTGCGGCATGAACTTCGAGTGGAACCTCTTCCTCTTCACCTATCAGGACTGCCACTCCCTGGCGGCCACCATCAAGGCATGCCACACCCTCAAG ACCTTCAGGCTGACCCGAAGCAAGGTGGACGATGACAAGGCACGCATACTAATTCGCAGCCTCCTGGATCACCCAGCCCTTGAGGAGCTGGACCTATCACACAACCTCATCGGGGACCGGGGTGCACGTGCCGCGGCCAAGCTGCTAAGCCACAGCCACCTCCGTGTGCTCACCCTGGCCAACAACCAGGTGCGTGCGCCTGGTGCCCAGTCACTGGCTCACGCCCTAGCACACAACACCAACCTCATTTCCCTCAACCTGCGCCTCAACTGCATCGAAGATGAGGGTGGCCAGGCACTTGCCCATGCCTTACAGACCAACAAGTGCCTCACAACCCTGCACCTCGGGGGCAATGAACTCTCTGAGCCCACCGCCACCCTCCTCTCCCAGGTGCTCACTGTCAACACCACGCTCACCAGCATCAACCTGTCCTGCAATCACATCGGGCTG GACGGCGGGAAGCAGCTCCTGGAAG AATGTTACATGGGTCTagagggaggagacagagacCATGGATATCCTTGCG GCCCAGCCCACCCCACAAGCCCTTGTTCCCAGCACAAAAGGAGCCTTCCGGGTGCCCTCCATGAGTCCCTGTCCTTCTGCGGCTGCCCACAGGAGCCACATCAGCCCACGGGGCCACAAGAGGACCTGATAGATCCAGGCTGA
- the TCTE1 gene encoding dynein regulatory complex subunit 5 isoform X2 yields the protein MQETLVTPTLSVLSRSSITMQDRSSTAGQASSTGPQPSRPSVIPPPSKSKGWKSGANVRRMRRIIAEDPEWSLAIVPLLTELCIQHIVENFQNNPILKQLLPEHQQKVLNHLSPDLPLTVTANLIDDENYWRRCCMQRWPVCHVARHGGSWKRLFFERHLENLIKHFIPSTTDPAVILDLLPFCRNYVRRLRVDQFLPPVQLPLQPWNGELSDSGSEAEMEQPTGDHYQLRDLVAGLSHLEELDLVYGVKDCGMNFEWNLFLFTYQDCHSLAATIKACHTLKTFRLTRSKVDDDKARILIRSLLDHPALEELDLSHNLIGDRGARAAAKLLSHSHLRVLTLANNQVRAPGAQSLAHALAHNTNLISLNLRLNCIEDEGGQALAHALQTNKCLTTLHLGGNELSEPTATLLSQVLTVNTTLTSINLSCNHIGLDGGKQLLEGMSDNKTLLEFDLRLSDVAQESEYLIGQALCANREAARQRALNPSHFMSPITAKGPENPVG from the exons ATGCAGGAAACCCTAGTGACACCAACACTGTCAGTCCTCAGCCGATCCTCAATCACCATGCAGGACAGGTCCTCCACCGCAGGCCAAGCTTCAAGCACAGGTCCCCAGCCCTCAAGACCCTCAGTCATCCCACCCCCCAGCAAGTCCAAGGGCTGGAAATCCGGGGCCAATGTACGTCGGATGCGCAGGATCATAGCTGAGGACCCTGAGTGGTCACTGGCCATCGTGCCCCTCCTCACAGAGCTCTGCATTCAGCACATTGTTGAGAACTTCCAGA ACAACCCTATCCTGAAGCAGCTGCTTCCAGAGCACCAGCAGAAGGTCCTGAACCACTTGTCACCCGACCTGCCGCTGACCGTGACCGCCAACCTGATCGACGACGAGAACTACTGGCGCCGTTGCTGCATGCAGCGCTGGCCCGTGTGCCACGTGGCCAGGCACGGAGGCAGCTGGAAGCGCCTGTTCTTCGAGCGGCACCTGGAAAACCTGATAAAGCACTTCATCCCGAGCACCACAGACCCCGCGGTGATCCTCGACCTGCTGCCATTCTGCAGGAACTACGTGCGCAGGCTCCGCGTGGATCAGTTCCTTCCGCCCGTGCAGCTCCCACTCCAGCCGTGGAACGGGGAGCTGTCCGACTCGGGCAGCGAGGCCGAGATGGAGCAGCCCACCGGGGACCACTACCAACTGCGGGACCTGGTAGCTGGCCTGAGCCACCTGGAGGAGCTGGACCTGGTGTATGGGGTCAAGGACTGCGGCATGAACTTCGAGTGGAACCTCTTCCTCTTCACCTATCAGGACTGCCACTCCCTGGCGGCCACCATCAAGGCATGCCACACCCTCAAG ACCTTCAGGCTGACCCGAAGCAAGGTGGACGATGACAAGGCACGCATACTAATTCGCAGCCTCCTGGATCACCCAGCCCTTGAGGAGCTGGACCTATCACACAACCTCATCGGGGACCGGGGTGCACGTGCCGCGGCCAAGCTGCTAAGCCACAGCCACCTCCGTGTGCTCACCCTGGCCAACAACCAGGTGCGTGCGCCTGGTGCCCAGTCACTGGCTCACGCCCTAGCACACAACACCAACCTCATTTCCCTCAACCTGCGCCTCAACTGCATCGAAGATGAGGGTGGCCAGGCACTTGCCCATGCCTTACAGACCAACAAGTGCCTCACAACCCTGCACCTCGGGGGCAATGAACTCTCTGAGCCCACCGCCACCCTCCTCTCCCAGGTGCTCACTGTCAACACCACGCTCACCAGCATCAACCTGTCCTGCAATCACATCGGGCTG GACGGCGGGAAGCAGCTCCTGGAAGGCATGTCAGACAACAAGACCCTCCTGGAGTTTGACTTGCGCCTGTCAGATGTAGCCCAGGAGAGCGAGTACCTCATTGGCCAGGCCCTCTGTGCCAACCGGGAAGCCGCCCGCCAGCGGGCCTTGAATCCCAGCCACTTCATGTCACCAATCACTGCCAAGGGCCCTGAGAACCCTGTAGGATAA
- the TCTE1 gene encoding dynein regulatory complex subunit 5 isoform X3 yields the protein MQETLVTPTLSVLSRSSITMQDRSSTAGQASSTGPQPSRPSVIPPPSKSKGWKSGANVRRMRRIIAEDPEWSLAIVPLLTELCIQHIVENFQNNPILKQLLPEHQQKVLNHLSPDLPLTVTANLIDDENYWRRCCMQRWPVCHVARHGGSWKRLFFERHLENLIKHFIPSTTDPAVILDLLPFCRNYVRRLRVDQFLPPVQLPLQPWNGELSDSGSEAEMEQPTGDHYQLRDLVAGLSHLEELDLVYGVKDCGMNFEWNLFLFTYQDCHSLAATIKACHTLKTFRLTRSKVDDDKARILIRSLLDHPALEELDLSHNLIGDRGARAAAKLLSHSHLRVLTLANNQVRAPGAQSLAHALAHNTNLISLNLRLNCIEDEGGQALAHALQTNKCLTTLHLGGNELSEPTATLLSQVLTVNTTLTSINLSCNHIGLDGGKQLLEECYMGLEGGDRDHGYPCARPSPPHKPLFPAQKEPSGCPP from the exons ATGCAGGAAACCCTAGTGACACCAACACTGTCAGTCCTCAGCCGATCCTCAATCACCATGCAGGACAGGTCCTCCACCGCAGGCCAAGCTTCAAGCACAGGTCCCCAGCCCTCAAGACCCTCAGTCATCCCACCCCCCAGCAAGTCCAAGGGCTGGAAATCCGGGGCCAATGTACGTCGGATGCGCAGGATCATAGCTGAGGACCCTGAGTGGTCACTGGCCATCGTGCCCCTCCTCACAGAGCTCTGCATTCAGCACATTGTTGAGAACTTCCAGA ACAACCCTATCCTGAAGCAGCTGCTTCCAGAGCACCAGCAGAAGGTCCTGAACCACTTGTCACCCGACCTGCCGCTGACCGTGACCGCCAACCTGATCGACGACGAGAACTACTGGCGCCGTTGCTGCATGCAGCGCTGGCCCGTGTGCCACGTGGCCAGGCACGGAGGCAGCTGGAAGCGCCTGTTCTTCGAGCGGCACCTGGAAAACCTGATAAAGCACTTCATCCCGAGCACCACAGACCCCGCGGTGATCCTCGACCTGCTGCCATTCTGCAGGAACTACGTGCGCAGGCTCCGCGTGGATCAGTTCCTTCCGCCCGTGCAGCTCCCACTCCAGCCGTGGAACGGGGAGCTGTCCGACTCGGGCAGCGAGGCCGAGATGGAGCAGCCCACCGGGGACCACTACCAACTGCGGGACCTGGTAGCTGGCCTGAGCCACCTGGAGGAGCTGGACCTGGTGTATGGGGTCAAGGACTGCGGCATGAACTTCGAGTGGAACCTCTTCCTCTTCACCTATCAGGACTGCCACTCCCTGGCGGCCACCATCAAGGCATGCCACACCCTCAAG ACCTTCAGGCTGACCCGAAGCAAGGTGGACGATGACAAGGCACGCATACTAATTCGCAGCCTCCTGGATCACCCAGCCCTTGAGGAGCTGGACCTATCACACAACCTCATCGGGGACCGGGGTGCACGTGCCGCGGCCAAGCTGCTAAGCCACAGCCACCTCCGTGTGCTCACCCTGGCCAACAACCAGGTGCGTGCGCCTGGTGCCCAGTCACTGGCTCACGCCCTAGCACACAACACCAACCTCATTTCCCTCAACCTGCGCCTCAACTGCATCGAAGATGAGGGTGGCCAGGCACTTGCCCATGCCTTACAGACCAACAAGTGCCTCACAACCCTGCACCTCGGGGGCAATGAACTCTCTGAGCCCACCGCCACCCTCCTCTCCCAGGTGCTCACTGTCAACACCACGCTCACCAGCATCAACCTGTCCTGCAATCACATCGGGCTG GACGGCGGGAAGCAGCTCCTGGAAG AATGTTACATGGGTCTagagggaggagacagagacCATGGATATCCTTGCG CCAGGCCCAGCCCACCCCACAAGCCCTTGTTCCCAGCACAAAAGGAGCCTTCCGGGTGCCCTCCATGA
- the TMEM151B gene encoding transmembrane protein 151B isoform X2 encodes MSPPGSAAGESAGGGGGGGGPGVPEEPAAAAAAAADEGPAREEQRPIQPSFTKSLCRESHWKCLLLSLLMYGCLGAVAWCHVTTVTRLTFSSAYQGNSLMYHDSPCSNGYVYIPLAFLLMLYAVYLVECWHCQARHELQHRVDVSSVRERVGRMQQATPCIWWKAISYHYVRRTRQVTRYRNGDAYTTTQVYHERVNTHVAEAEFDYARCGVRDVSKALVGLEGAPATRLRFTKCFSFASVEAENAYLCQRARFFAENEGLDDYMEAREGMHLKNVDFREFMVAFPDPARPPWYACSSAFWAAALLTLSWPLRVLAEYRTAYAHYHVEKLFGLEGPGSASSAGGGLSPSDELLPPLTHRLPRVNTVDSTELEWHIRSNQQLVPSYSEAVLMDLAGLGARCAGAAGGGYGPACRYGGVGGPGAAGVAPYRRSCEHCQRAVSSSSIFSRSALSICASPRAGPGPGGGPGCGGSRFSLGRLYGSRRSCLWRSRSGSVNEASCPTEQTRLSSQASMGDDEDDDEEEEAGPPPPYHDALYFPVLIVHRQEGCLGHSHRPLHRHGSCVETSL; translated from the exons ATGTCCCCCCCTGGCTCGGCCGCGGGAGAGAgcgccggcggcggcggcggcggtggcggccccggggtcccggaagagcccgcggcggcggcagcggcagcggcggaCGAGGGCCCCGCCCGAGAGGAG CAGCGTCCCATCCAGCCCTCTTTCACCAAGTCCCTCTGCCGTGAGTCCCACTGGAAGTGCCTGCTGCTCTCGCTGCTCATGTACGGCTGTCTGGGGGCTGTGGCCTGGTGCCACGTAACCACGGTGACCCGCCTCACCTTCAGCAGCGCCTACCAGGGCAACAGCCTCATGTACCACGACAGCCCCTGCTCCAACGGCTATGTCTACATCCCCCTGgccttcctgctcatgctgtaCGCCGTCTACCTGGTGGAGTGTTGGCATTGCCAAGCCCGCCATGAGCTGCAGCACCGTGTTGATGTGAGCAGCGTGCGGGAGCGTGTGGGCCGCATGCAGCAGGCCACGCCCTGTATCTGGTGGAAGGCCATCAGCTACCACTATGTCCGCCGCACCCGCCAGGTCACCCGATACCGCAATGGAGACGCCTACACCACCACCCAG GTCTACCATGAGCGCGTCAACACGCACGTGGCCGAGGCCGAGTTCGACTACGCGCGCTGCGGCGTCCGCGACGTGTCCAAGGCGCTGGTGGGGCTGGAGGGCGCGCCGGCCACGCGCCTGCGCTTCACCAAGTGCTTCAGCTTCGCcagcgtggaggccgagaacgcCTACCTGTGCCAGCGCGCGCGCTTCTTCGCCGAGAACGAGGGCCTGGACGACTACATGGAGGCGCGCGAGGGCATGCACCTCAAGAACGTGGACTTCCGCGAGTTCATGGTGGCCTTCCCGGACCCAGCGCGGCCGCCGTGGTACGCCTGCTCGTCGGCCTTCTGGGCCGCGGCGCTGCTCACGCTGTCGTGGCCGCTGCGCGTGCTGGCCGAGTACCGCACGGCCTACGCGCACTACCACGTGGAGAAGCTCTTCGGCCTGGAGGGCCCGGGCTCGGCGAGCAGCGCGGGCGGCGGCCTGAGCCCCAGCGACGAGCTGCTGCCGCCGCTCACGCACCGCCTGCCGCGGGTCAACACGGTGGACAGCACGGAGCTCGAGTGGCACATCCGCTCCAACCAGCAGCTGGTGCCCAGCTACTCGGAGGCGGTGCTCATGGAcctggcggggctgggggcgcgctgcgcgggggcggcgggcggcggctaCGGGCCGGCGTGCCGCTACGGCGGGGTGGGCGGCCCGGGCGCGGCGGGCGTGGCCCCCTACCGGCGCAGCTGCGAGCACTGCCAGCGCGCCGTCAGCAGCTCGTCCATCTTCTCGCGCAGCGCGCTCAGCATCTGCGCCAGCCCGCGGgccggcccggggcccgggggcggcccgggctgCGGGGGCAGCCGCTTCTCGCTCGGCCGCCTCTACGGCTCGCGGCGCAGCTGCCTGTGGCGCAGCCGGAGCGGGAGCGTCAACGAGGCGAGCTGCCCCACCGAGCAGACGCGCCTGTCGAGCCAGGCCAGCATGGGGGACGACGAGGACGAcgacgaggaggaggaggccgggccgccgccgccctaCCACGACGCCCTCTACTTCCCGGTGCTCATCGTGCACCGgcaagaggggtgcctgggccaCAGCCACCGGCCGCTGCACCGCCACGGCTCCTGCGTAGAGACCTCACTGTGA
- the TMEM151B gene encoding transmembrane protein 151B isoform X1 → MAIFMSVFGLCFSGCHPIHLCLLCHLGLLPPSLALIPLCLLGYLSLSVYFPILAFCSLFLSPWLTLGHFCLCLWSSASISVLPFLFTSLSACHLCRWLSPLHPSLCWVLPLHLTPHLSRTFLCPSEQQRPIQPSFTKSLCRESHWKCLLLSLLMYGCLGAVAWCHVTTVTRLTFSSAYQGNSLMYHDSPCSNGYVYIPLAFLLMLYAVYLVECWHCQARHELQHRVDVSSVRERVGRMQQATPCIWWKAISYHYVRRTRQVTRYRNGDAYTTTQVYHERVNTHVAEAEFDYARCGVRDVSKALVGLEGAPATRLRFTKCFSFASVEAENAYLCQRARFFAENEGLDDYMEAREGMHLKNVDFREFMVAFPDPARPPWYACSSAFWAAALLTLSWPLRVLAEYRTAYAHYHVEKLFGLEGPGSASSAGGGLSPSDELLPPLTHRLPRVNTVDSTELEWHIRSNQQLVPSYSEAVLMDLAGLGARCAGAAGGGYGPACRYGGVGGPGAAGVAPYRRSCEHCQRAVSSSSIFSRSALSICASPRAGPGPGGGPGCGGSRFSLGRLYGSRRSCLWRSRSGSVNEASCPTEQTRLSSQASMGDDEDDDEEEEAGPPPPYHDALYFPVLIVHRQEGCLGHSHRPLHRHGSCVETSL, encoded by the exons ATGGCCATCTTTATGTCTGTCTTTGGACTCTGTTTCTCTGGGTGCCATCCTATCCATCTGTGTCTTCtctgccacctgggcctcctccctccatctctggCTCTGATCCCTCTCTGCCTTTTggggtatctctctctctctgtgtacttCCCTATACTGGcattctgttctcttttcctgtCCCCATGGCTCACTCTGGGTCatttctgcctttgtctttggtCCTCGGCTTCCATCTCGGTCTTACCTTTTCTCTTCACATCCCTGTCTGCCTGTCATCTCTGCCGCTGGCTTTCACCCCTCCATCCATCTCTGTGCTGGGTCCTGCCACTCCATCTCACTCCCCATTTATCTCGGACCTTCCTCTGCCCGTCCGAGCAGCAGCGTCCCATCCAGCCCTCTTTCACCAAGTCCCTCTGCCGTGAGTCCCACTGGAAGTGCCTGCTGCTCTCGCTGCTCATGTACGGCTGTCTGGGGGCTGTGGCCTGGTGCCACGTAACCACGGTGACCCGCCTCACCTTCAGCAGCGCCTACCAGGGCAACAGCCTCATGTACCACGACAGCCCCTGCTCCAACGGCTATGTCTACATCCCCCTGgccttcctgctcatgctgtaCGCCGTCTACCTGGTGGAGTGTTGGCATTGCCAAGCCCGCCATGAGCTGCAGCACCGTGTTGATGTGAGCAGCGTGCGGGAGCGTGTGGGCCGCATGCAGCAGGCCACGCCCTGTATCTGGTGGAAGGCCATCAGCTACCACTATGTCCGCCGCACCCGCCAGGTCACCCGATACCGCAATGGAGACGCCTACACCACCACCCAG GTCTACCATGAGCGCGTCAACACGCACGTGGCCGAGGCCGAGTTCGACTACGCGCGCTGCGGCGTCCGCGACGTGTCCAAGGCGCTGGTGGGGCTGGAGGGCGCGCCGGCCACGCGCCTGCGCTTCACCAAGTGCTTCAGCTTCGCcagcgtggaggccgagaacgcCTACCTGTGCCAGCGCGCGCGCTTCTTCGCCGAGAACGAGGGCCTGGACGACTACATGGAGGCGCGCGAGGGCATGCACCTCAAGAACGTGGACTTCCGCGAGTTCATGGTGGCCTTCCCGGACCCAGCGCGGCCGCCGTGGTACGCCTGCTCGTCGGCCTTCTGGGCCGCGGCGCTGCTCACGCTGTCGTGGCCGCTGCGCGTGCTGGCCGAGTACCGCACGGCCTACGCGCACTACCACGTGGAGAAGCTCTTCGGCCTGGAGGGCCCGGGCTCGGCGAGCAGCGCGGGCGGCGGCCTGAGCCCCAGCGACGAGCTGCTGCCGCCGCTCACGCACCGCCTGCCGCGGGTCAACACGGTGGACAGCACGGAGCTCGAGTGGCACATCCGCTCCAACCAGCAGCTGGTGCCCAGCTACTCGGAGGCGGTGCTCATGGAcctggcggggctgggggcgcgctgcgcgggggcggcgggcggcggctaCGGGCCGGCGTGCCGCTACGGCGGGGTGGGCGGCCCGGGCGCGGCGGGCGTGGCCCCCTACCGGCGCAGCTGCGAGCACTGCCAGCGCGCCGTCAGCAGCTCGTCCATCTTCTCGCGCAGCGCGCTCAGCATCTGCGCCAGCCCGCGGgccggcccggggcccgggggcggcccgggctgCGGGGGCAGCCGCTTCTCGCTCGGCCGCCTCTACGGCTCGCGGCGCAGCTGCCTGTGGCGCAGCCGGAGCGGGAGCGTCAACGAGGCGAGCTGCCCCACCGAGCAGACGCGCCTGTCGAGCCAGGCCAGCATGGGGGACGACGAGGACGAcgacgaggaggaggaggccgggccgccgccgccctaCCACGACGCCCTCTACTTCCCGGTGCTCATCGTGCACCGgcaagaggggtgcctgggccaCAGCCACCGGCCGCTGCACCGCCACGGCTCCTGCGTAGAGACCTCACTGTGA